The proteins below come from a single Marinobacter sp. MDS2 genomic window:
- the gmtY gene encoding gamma-mobile-trio recombinase GmtY: MLNSVCIEANIKVDNTGTKISLPVIVTQDGLLKSYLDYLIVHRYKSRSWKDRSAFAVRLLIDYTNQNKDCFETPHQLFQEFSNSLYTGTIGEDGSDPSWLRWKPREDKDANFLISLITQYTDWLSEQYEEKKLQINPTVKPTRYEEWMGLAAFYQKKRRAFLSHLWANKPAPAYFRKVMPRTVSRSNGNEGKKSFPPGRIDDLLWNGLTRYGFETSDVVYERLDLKNVLITMLMHYGGLRLSECFHLWVEDVVPWEDGTALVKIFHPDKGRPRPNGPSRREELLNKYGMQPRFEYSKSHTLHAGWKAPKEDNESRHFLQVWWFPRSAGETFNDLWRLYLTYQRYPDGGKHPFAFTTQSGAPHSIKGYNQSLKRAVERIGLPFSKEAGTTAHAHRHSYGQALADANADSLIIKNALHHKSIESQQVYTELTDKQMRAHLSRLSPEHGLISPIKKGLTHGN; the protein is encoded by the coding sequence GTGCTGAACAGCGTCTGCATAGAGGCAAATATCAAAGTAGACAACACGGGGACGAAGATAAGTCTTCCGGTGATCGTCACCCAAGATGGTTTGCTGAAAAGTTATTTGGATTATTTGATCGTTCATCGATACAAATCTCGGAGCTGGAAAGACAGGAGCGCGTTTGCGGTTCGACTCCTCATCGATTACACGAATCAGAATAAAGACTGCTTTGAAACTCCTCACCAACTGTTTCAGGAGTTTTCAAACAGCCTCTACACCGGAACGATTGGCGAGGACGGTAGCGATCCGAGTTGGCTGCGGTGGAAACCACGCGAGGATAAGGACGCGAACTTTCTAATCAGCCTGATAACACAATACACAGACTGGCTCTCTGAGCAGTATGAAGAGAAAAAGCTTCAGATAAACCCAACGGTGAAACCGACTCGTTACGAGGAGTGGATGGGCCTCGCAGCCTTCTACCAAAAGAAACGGCGGGCTTTTCTTTCCCACCTTTGGGCTAACAAACCAGCCCCTGCTTATTTCCGGAAGGTTATGCCCAGGACGGTGTCGCGTTCTAACGGCAATGAGGGTAAGAAAAGCTTTCCTCCTGGACGAATTGACGACCTCTTGTGGAATGGCCTTACGCGATATGGCTTTGAAACGAGCGACGTAGTTTATGAGCGCCTGGACCTGAAGAATGTGCTCATTACCATGCTGATGCATTACGGCGGACTCAGGCTCAGCGAGTGCTTTCACCTTTGGGTAGAAGATGTCGTGCCGTGGGAGGACGGAACCGCACTGGTCAAAATTTTTCATCCCGATAAAGGGCGGCCCCGTCCAAACGGCCCCAGCAGGCGCGAAGAGTTGCTCAACAAGTATGGGATGCAACCGCGATTTGAATATTCGAAATCCCATACGCTGCATGCAGGTTGGAAAGCGCCCAAAGAGGACAATGAAAGTCGCCACTTTCTTCAGGTTTGGTGGTTTCCAAGAAGTGCTGGTGAAACCTTTAACGACCTTTGGCGGCTTTACCTGACCTACCAGCGATACCCCGATGGCGGTAAACATCCGTTTGCATTCACGACGCAATCAGGCGCTCCGCACTCAATCAAAGGCTATAACCAATCGCTTAAAAGAGCCGTTGAGAGAATTGGTTTACCGTTTTCAAAAGAAGCGGGAACGACAGCACACGCCCACCGACACTCGTATGGGCAAGCTCTGGCTGATGCAAACGCTGATTCTCTGATCATTAAAAACGCCCTACACCATAAATCGATAGAAAGTCAGCAGGTCTACACCGAACTCACTGATAAGCAGATGCGTGCGCATTTGAGCAGATTGTCGCCCGAGCACGGCTTAATTTCTCCAATCAAGAAAGGACTCACTCATGGCAACTAA
- a CDS encoding ATP-binding protein has product MSMRLTPHRFFAANPVGVDWVCGDLHGEFEALQAALSNAEFDTSVDRLFLLGDTIDRGPESRLLLEWVLGTDWVYSVMGNHELMFIAGAEDNRNRYKHRGMGGHWTAGLDETSYKNLAIQCRYQLPLTMTLECDNGQLGLVHAQSPFDDWRTVQETPFSERFAIDCTWPIDDIGYVKKTDAETQVLFEFIAHRYESGSLIVTANQPFSEWDQIFPDSMMTVAAVDRLIHHATIIELEGESYRRQQQLKQAGKSKK; this is encoded by the coding sequence ATGAGCATGCGACTGACTCCACATCGGTTTTTTGCGGCCAATCCGGTCGGGGTGGACTGGGTTTGTGGTGACCTGCATGGCGAGTTCGAGGCTCTTCAGGCCGCGTTATCGAATGCTGAATTCGACACGTCCGTTGATCGTCTGTTTCTGTTGGGAGACACAATTGATCGCGGCCCAGAGTCCCGGCTTCTTCTGGAGTGGGTTCTAGGTACCGACTGGGTATACAGCGTGATGGGTAACCATGAGCTGATGTTTATCGCCGGCGCTGAGGACAACCGAAACCGATACAAGCACCGGGGAATGGGCGGTCACTGGACTGCGGGCCTGGATGAAACCTCTTACAAAAATCTGGCAATCCAGTGTCGTTACCAGCTGCCGCTCACCATGACGCTCGAGTGCGATAACGGACAACTCGGGCTGGTACATGCTCAAAGTCCTTTCGATGATTGGCGAACCGTTCAGGAGACACCCTTTTCAGAGCGCTTTGCCATCGACTGCACGTGGCCCATCGACGACATAGGCTATGTAAAAAAGACGGATGCAGAAACCCAGGTGCTGTTCGAGTTCATCGCTCACCGCTATGAGAGTGGCAGCTTGATCGTCACAGCCAACCAGCCCTTTAGCGAGTGGGATCAAATATTCCCGGACAGCATGATGACCGTAGCGGCTGTAGACCGACTGATACACCACGCCACCATTATCGAATTAGAGGGGGAAAGCTACCGACGACAGCAACAGCTTAAGCAGGCTGGAAAGAGTAAAAAGTAA